GGTTTGAATCAAATGCCAAATCATTATCAGCCTGAACTTTATTGATGCCATTTGCCATCTTGTACTCATAATAGATACCGAAGATGCCGCAAGTAATAATCGAAAGTAAAAGCCAGAGCCAAAAAGAGTACTCATCCCGCCTCAACCAAGCATTAAGTGTTGCCATCTGTTTGTATTGCCAGTAAAGCCCATAGATACCACAAGTAATCAAGCTTATTAAAATTCCAATCACGATCCCTCGTCT
The genomic region above belongs to Candidatus Poribacteria bacterium and contains:
- a CDS encoding DUF4234 domain-containing protein encodes the protein MLNQHPYPESEGRRGIVIGILISLITCGIYGLYWQYKQMATLNAWLRRDEYSFWLWLLLSIITCGIFGIYYEYKMANGINKVQADNDLAFDSNLPIICVLLAIFGIGVASLAIQQYQINKLYERTP